From a region of the Paenibacillus lutimineralis genome:
- a CDS encoding adenosylcobalamin-dependent ribonucleoside-diphosphate reductase — MKTKQNQRLEGLSEKIFLDRYAWKNPDPSHAKVGDVVLVLTKDDPKFPTKEVGEVVARDGQSATVKTRSGALVEADVEKLTLNIEKTPEEMWDRLANAMASVEETPEKQAEWSEKFRGILEDWKLVPGGRIAAGAGASDELTLFNCYVIPSPKDSRGGIMETLSEMTEIMARGGGVGINLSSLRPRRAVVKGVNGSSSGAVSWGGLFSYTTGLIEQGGSRRGALMLMINDWHPDVLDFITVKQTMGQVTNANLSVCVSNAFMKAVKEDLDWELVFPDTTDDDYTEVWDGDLDKWRAAGRKVVHYRTVKAREIWHTIIESAWKSAEPGVVFMEYYNQMSNSWYFNPIICTNPCGEQGLPGWGVCNLSAINLSKFYDEEKHEVNWDELAVTTRYSVRFLDNVITKTPYHFEENEQNQKKERRVGLGTMGLAELMIKLHIRYGSPESLEFLDKLYGFIAKEAYLASAEIAAEKGSFPAFEADKYLQSGFMKVITEVYPEVEDAIREKGVRNVTLITQAPTGSTGTMVGTSTGIEPYFAFKYYRQSRLGFDEQFVPIAQEWMDAHPGEELPDYYVTAMSLSAEDHIRVQAAIQRWVDSSISKTANCPADFTVEDTKRLYELAFDLGCKGVTIYRDGSRDVQVLQTEKKEDKEAKAPAASEAASNGGSSEDSNTSIAVGKKAVEDKQYKKRPQVLRGATYKINTPFGMAYITINDLNGIPSEIFLNVGKAGSDVFAMAEALGRVCSLFLRYGDHGEKVELLIKHLKGIGGSGAIGFGPNRVESIADAVAKALEIHVQSDHFGGDHDPAPVAATVAHHHDEQTHDHDHDNDQRYNAPPASRDLCPSCGSASLINIEGCKTCSNCGYSKCG; from the coding sequence TTGAAAACGAAGCAAAATCAGCGCCTGGAAGGGCTAAGCGAGAAAATCTTCTTGGATCGGTACGCGTGGAAGAATCCTGATCCGAGCCATGCCAAGGTTGGGGACGTCGTTCTTGTCTTGACCAAGGATGATCCTAAATTTCCGACGAAGGAAGTAGGCGAAGTGGTCGCTCGCGACGGTCAGTCGGCTACTGTTAAGACACGCAGCGGTGCGCTGGTAGAGGCAGATGTCGAGAAGCTGACGTTGAATATCGAGAAGACACCTGAAGAGATGTGGGATCGACTGGCTAATGCGATGGCTTCGGTGGAAGAAACTCCAGAGAAGCAAGCGGAATGGTCGGAGAAGTTCCGTGGTATATTGGAAGATTGGAAGCTCGTACCAGGGGGACGGATTGCCGCAGGGGCAGGAGCCAGCGATGAGTTGACACTGTTCAACTGCTATGTCATTCCTTCTCCTAAGGATAGCCGTGGCGGTATTATGGAGACGTTGAGTGAAATGACGGAGATTATGGCCCGCGGCGGCGGTGTCGGAATCAATCTCAGTTCGCTTCGTCCTCGTCGTGCTGTAGTCAAAGGCGTTAACGGTTCATCGAGCGGTGCGGTATCCTGGGGCGGATTGTTCAGCTATACGACGGGTCTGATTGAGCAAGGAGGCAGCCGTCGCGGCGCTTTGATGCTTATGATCAACGACTGGCATCCGGATGTGCTTGATTTCATTACGGTTAAACAGACGATGGGACAAGTCACTAACGCGAACTTGTCGGTATGCGTAAGCAATGCGTTCATGAAAGCTGTCAAAGAGGATTTGGATTGGGAATTGGTCTTTCCGGACACCACTGATGACGATTACACTGAAGTATGGGATGGCGATCTCGATAAATGGAGAGCTGCCGGACGTAAAGTTGTACATTACCGGACAGTGAAGGCACGGGAAATCTGGCATACGATCATCGAATCGGCTTGGAAATCGGCTGAGCCTGGGGTCGTGTTCATGGAATACTACAATCAAATGTCTAATAGCTGGTACTTTAACCCGATCATCTGCACGAACCCATGCGGAGAGCAAGGTTTGCCTGGCTGGGGCGTATGTAACCTGTCGGCAATTAATTTGTCCAAGTTCTATGATGAAGAGAAACATGAAGTGAATTGGGATGAACTGGCGGTTACGACACGCTATTCTGTGCGTTTCCTGGATAATGTCATTACCAAGACGCCATATCATTTTGAAGAAAATGAGCAGAATCAGAAGAAGGAACGCCGCGTAGGTTTGGGAACGATGGGGCTGGCTGAGCTCATGATCAAGCTTCATATCCGTTACGGCAGTCCGGAATCGTTGGAATTCCTTGATAAATTGTACGGCTTTATCGCTAAGGAAGCGTATCTCGCATCTGCAGAGATCGCAGCTGAGAAAGGGTCTTTCCCTGCATTTGAAGCGGACAAATACTTGCAAAGCGGCTTCATGAAGGTGATAACTGAGGTATATCCGGAAGTGGAAGATGCGATTCGTGAGAAAGGGGTTCGTAATGTAACCCTGATTACACAGGCTCCGACCGGAAGTACGGGTACGATGGTTGGTACTTCGACAGGCATCGAGCCCTATTTCGCTTTCAAATATTATCGTCAAAGCCGGCTCGGCTTCGACGAGCAATTCGTGCCAATCGCTCAGGAATGGATGGACGCGCATCCAGGTGAAGAATTGCCGGATTATTATGTGACAGCGATGAGCTTGTCTGCAGAGGATCATATCCGCGTGCAAGCGGCGATCCAACGCTGGGTAGACAGCTCGATTTCCAAGACGGCGAACTGCCCGGCCGATTTCACAGTTGAAGATACGAAGCGCTTATATGAGCTTGCCTTCGATCTCGGTTGTAAAGGGGTTACGATCTACCGCGATGGCAGCCGTGATGTGCAAGTCCTGCAGACCGAGAAGAAGGAAGACAAGGAGGCTAAGGCACCTGCTGCGAGTGAAGCTGCATCGAATGGCGGATCGTCAGAAGACAGCAACACTAGTATCGCTGTTGGTAAGAAAGCGGTGGAAGATAAGCAATATAAGAAGCGTCCACAAGTGCTTCGCGGCGCTACGTACAAGATCAACACGCCATTCGGTATGGCCTACATTACAATTAATGATCTGAACGGAATTCCGAGTGAGATCTTCCTGAATGTCGGTAAGGCAGGTTCTGACGTATTCGCAATGGCAGAAGCGCTGGGTCGTGTCTGCTCCCTGTTCCTCCGTTATGGGGATCATGGGGAGAAGGTAGAATTGCTGATCAAGCACCTTAAGGGAATCGGCGGCTCCGGGGCGATCGGTTTCGGTCCGAACCGCGTCGAATCCATCGCTGACGCCGTTGCCAAAGCGTTGGAAATTCATGTGCAAAGCGATCATTTCGGCGGAGACCATGATCCGGCTCCGGTTGCTGCGACGGTAGCTCATCACCATGACGAGCAGACCCATGATCACGATCACGATAACGACCAACGGTATAATGCACCACCCGCATCACGCGACCTGTGTCCATCCTGCGGCTCGGCATCGCTGATCAATATCGAGGGCTGCAAGACCTGCAGCAACTGTGGTTACAGTAAGTGCGGATAA
- a CDS encoding YqhG family protein, which translates to MTMTQEQIQQYVMTYLDATDCQILEKSPYHVTVKLSPQADRDLTNRPYYWGFVERTGVEPETMSFSFVFDTEAYEALQEQNDSKNSAQSGAGSGPSQLGSTHTAGQPPAAGSADDSVLGRYFGPIRPLPILGPGRIQKEVLTFGSPRLKQIFTAARQGGRCVYLFEDPGQRQRMTLFPASYEPWLGVCFKLEFCCDIKREEMHFMGISLLSGRIDELFTNRLASIQLVPRLPENVSIEPSELSLAEGRDTLEQRMHDILSTYDMSWADAAAIRLREELELIDAYYQPLLNESDEERKQEVAGQYEARHSEIRWQYEPRIVVSVINYGIFHLRSPR; encoded by the coding sequence ATGACGATGACACAGGAGCAAATACAACAGTATGTCATGACATATTTGGACGCTACAGATTGCCAAATCCTTGAGAAATCCCCGTATCATGTTACCGTCAAGCTCTCACCGCAAGCGGATCGTGATCTGACGAATCGCCCCTACTACTGGGGATTCGTAGAGCGTACCGGCGTAGAGCCGGAGACGATGAGCTTCTCGTTTGTATTTGATACAGAGGCTTATGAGGCGCTGCAGGAGCAGAACGATAGCAAGAACAGTGCGCAGTCTGGCGCAGGCTCAGGACCGTCCCAGCTAGGCTCCACTCACACTGCGGGGCAGCCACCTGCTGCCGGATCGGCCGATGACAGCGTTCTTGGACGCTACTTCGGACCCATCCGCCCCCTTCCGATCCTGGGACCCGGACGGATTCAGAAGGAAGTACTCACGTTTGGAAGCCCACGACTCAAGCAAATCTTCACGGCAGCCAGACAAGGAGGACGCTGCGTATATTTGTTTGAAGACCCCGGTCAACGGCAGCGCATGACGCTCTTTCCAGCGTCCTATGAGCCCTGGCTCGGAGTCTGCTTCAAGCTGGAATTTTGCTGTGATATCAAACGGGAGGAGATGCACTTTATGGGCATCTCTCTATTGAGCGGCCGAATTGATGAACTCTTCACCAACCGGCTGGCGAGCATACAGCTTGTCCCCCGCTTGCCTGAGAATGTCAGTATCGAGCCATCCGAGCTGTCTCTTGCGGAAGGTAGAGATACCCTCGAACAGAGAATGCACGATATACTATCCACCTATGATATGTCTTGGGCAGATGCAGCGGCAATCAGGCTGAGAGAGGAGCTTGAGCTCATTGATGCCTATTATCAACCTCTATTGAACGAATCAGATGAAGAGCGTAAGCAGGAGGTTGCCGGGCAGTATGAAGCAAGGCACAGTGAAATCCGCTGGCAGTACGAGCCGAGAATTGTCGTATCCGTCATCAACTACGGCATCTTTCACCTACG
- a CDS encoding TetR/AcrR family transcriptional regulator, with protein MQLTREDWVKAGLNKLAEAGIHEVRIEILARTLKISKGSFYHYFRDRKELLDSMMDYWEMYATKRIIHSIEQDNSSLEDLLHISINPDKRIEIGIYVWAKHEPMVASRLVDIEEQRINCIAKLYQKKGLIPSDAIDRARLTYLSYVGWMTRFDANSNFDIEKMFKILINM; from the coding sequence ATGCAATTAACTAGAGAAGACTGGGTTAAAGCTGGATTAAATAAATTAGCCGAAGCTGGAATTCATGAAGTTCGTATTGAAATACTTGCTCGGACGCTAAAAATAAGTAAAGGCAGCTTTTATCACTACTTTCGTGACCGTAAAGAACTTCTAGATTCCATGATGGATTATTGGGAAATGTATGCGACAAAACGGATCATTCATAGTATTGAACAAGATAATTCCTCATTGGAAGATCTGCTTCACATTAGTATTAATCCGGACAAGAGAATTGAGATTGGCATTTATGTCTGGGCGAAACATGAACCTATGGTGGCATCCCGTTTAGTTGATATCGAGGAACAAAGAATTAATTGTATTGCCAAGCTATATCAAAAGAAGGGTTTGATACCTTCTGATGCGATAGACAGGGCCAGACTTACTTATTTATCTTATGTAGGTTGGATGACCCGGTTTGATGCTAATTCTAATTTTGATATAGAAAAAATGTTCAAGATATTAATAAATATGTGA
- a CDS encoding DEAD/DEAH box helicase: MLAGVPIEFERNWYEDLDVRLKKGGPWDDWRLFNLASQAEASLLVTSFEEMLCLGHLNQFDPLPHQIDTAQKVMFEMRGRAILADEVGLGKTIEAGLILKEYIIRGLVKKVLILVPASLVLQWVRELNQKFGISAVAQKKEHSWHNDIVVASMDTAKRDPHKKILTDYEYDMVIVDEAHKLKNKKSTNYQFMLQLRKKYCLLLTATPIQNDLSELFNLITLLKPGQLGGQNDFAANFVLDKRVAKNEQTLKGELSKVLIRNRRGEGQLDFKKRIVRNVHVELSSEEKNLYNGVTSFIKNQYRAAGADMGSMFSLVTLQREVCSSRDAVFVTLVNLSKKLATDSPLRDDIWDLVGIIKTIQANSKAEKTMELIREMNEKVIVFTEYRATQEYLLKYFSDRNLVSVPYRGGMNRGKKDWMMDLFRGKAQVMIATEAGGEGINLQFCHNMINFDLPWNPMRVEQRIGRVHRLGQQNDVNIFNLSTKGTIEEHIVNLLHEKINLFESVIGQLDVILERFEKKGSLEKSIYKILLESSNDEELAKGVNSLGNSLNTIKSELDREISEREQDGNFEQLLGG, translated from the coding sequence ATGTTAGCCGGTGTTCCCATCGAATTTGAACGGAATTGGTATGAAGATCTTGATGTGAGATTAAAAAAGGGCGGCCCCTGGGATGATTGGCGATTGTTCAATCTGGCCTCCCAGGCCGAAGCTTCCCTGCTCGTTACCAGTTTTGAAGAAATGCTATGCCTGGGCCATCTTAATCAATTCGATCCACTGCCTCATCAGATTGATACGGCACAGAAGGTGATGTTCGAGATGCGCGGTAGAGCTATTCTTGCCGATGAGGTTGGCTTAGGCAAGACGATCGAAGCTGGGTTGATTCTGAAAGAATATATCATTCGCGGACTTGTCAAGAAAGTTCTTATTCTCGTTCCAGCCTCGCTGGTTCTGCAATGGGTGAGAGAATTAAATCAGAAGTTCGGTATCTCTGCTGTAGCCCAGAAGAAAGAGCATTCATGGCATAACGATATTGTCGTCGCATCGATGGATACGGCCAAGCGCGACCCTCACAAGAAAATTCTGACCGATTATGAATATGATATGGTCATTGTCGATGAAGCGCATAAATTAAAAAACAAAAAATCAACCAACTACCAGTTCATGCTGCAGTTGCGTAAAAAATATTGTCTACTCTTGACCGCTACGCCGATCCAGAACGATTTGAGCGAACTGTTCAATCTGATCACTTTACTCAAGCCAGGTCAGCTTGGGGGACAGAACGATTTTGCGGCCAACTTTGTCCTCGACAAACGCGTTGCCAAGAACGAGCAAACCCTCAAGGGTGAGCTGTCAAAAGTATTGATCCGAAACCGTCGCGGCGAAGGCCAGTTGGACTTCAAGAAGAGGATCGTACGCAATGTGCATGTCGAGCTCTCCTCTGAGGAGAAGAACCTCTACAATGGCGTAACTTCCTTTATCAAGAACCAATATCGGGCAGCAGGCGCTGACATGGGCAGTATGTTCTCTCTGGTCACCCTACAGAGGGAAGTATGCAGCAGCCGCGATGCCGTCTTCGTCACACTGGTCAACCTGTCCAAGAAGCTGGCCACGGATTCTCCACTGCGTGACGATATCTGGGATCTGGTCGGAATTATTAAGACGATTCAAGCGAACAGCAAAGCGGAGAAGACGATGGAGCTGATCCGTGAGATGAATGAGAAAGTGATCGTATTTACAGAATATCGGGCGACCCAGGAATATTTATTAAAATATTTCAGTGACCGCAATCTTGTATCCGTTCCTTACCGCGGCGGTATGAACCGGGGTAAAAAGGACTGGATGATGGATCTGTTCCGCGGCAAGGCACAGGTCATGATCGCCACAGAGGCTGGGGGCGAAGGAATCAACCTGCAATTCTGCCACAATATGATCAACTTCGATCTGCCCTGGAATCCGATGCGTGTCGAGCAGCGGATCGGACGGGTGCATCGGCTCGGTCAGCAAAACGATGTGAATATATTCAATTTGTCGACCAAAGGCACCATTGAAGAGCATATCGTGAACCTCCTGCATGAGAAAATCAATCTGTTCGAATCGGTCATCGGCCAGCTTGATGTCATCCTCGAACGGTTCGAGAAGAAGGGCTCGCTCGAGAAGAGCATCTACAAGATTTTGCTGGAATCAAGTAACGATGAGGAACTCGCCAAAGGTGTGAATTCCCTCGGCAACTCACTGAATACGATCAAATCCGAACTGGACCGTGAAATTTCAGAACGGGAGCAGGATGGAAATTTTGAACAGCTGCTTGGAGGATAA